One genomic segment of Parus major isolate Abel chromosome 10, Parus_major1.1, whole genome shotgun sequence includes these proteins:
- the SKOR1 gene encoding SKI family transcriptional corepressor 1, whose protein sequence is MDVWGFYGRQQQENFPAAEAELPGPPAGECGSIPERARHAAGGGDAIAARASSRSVPAEVFALTPSIKSCPSIPYAAFLLSRSGPGRSVFAPERGEHLQPLKPAASLGAPAAFLCTPEAKEQDKEDNHSAAEDLESRKSYQDQRNVSHASPVNTDRGEEGLAMDVTGTQLLEKDIENLARDELQKLVLEQMELRKKLERDFQSLKDNFQDQMKRELAYREEMVQQLQIVRDTLCNELDQERKARYAIQQKLKEAHDALHHFSCKMLTPRHCTGNCSFKPPLLPQ, encoded by the exons ATGGATGTCTGGGGCTTTTATGggcggcagcagcaggaaaacttcCCCGCGGCCGAGGCAGAGCTGCCGGGCCCCCCCGCAGGTGAGTGCGGCTCCATCCCGGAGCGTGCCCGGCACGCCGCGGGCGGAGGGGATGCAATCGCTGCCCGAGCCTCGTCCCGCTCCGTCCCTGCCGAGGTGTTCGCTCTCACCCCATCAATAAAATCGTGTCCATCCATCCCGTACGCCGCGTTCCTCCTCAGCCGCTCCGGCCCGGGGAGATCG GTGTTCGCGCCGGAGAGGGGCGAGCACCTGCAGCCTCTGAAGCCCGCAGCCTCCCTGGGAGCCCCCGCCGCCTTCCTCTGCACCCCCGAGGCGAAGG AGCAAGATAAAGAAGACAATCACTCCGCGGCAGAGGATTTAGAGAGCAGAAAATCCTATCAGGACCAAAGGAATGTCTCTCATGCCAGCCCTGTAAATACCGACAGAG GCGAGGAAGGGCTCGCCATGGATGTCACCGGGAcgcagctgctggaaaaggacaTCGAGAACTTGGCCCGAG atgagTTACAAAAACTGGTCCTGGAGCAAATGGAGCTGAGgaaaaagctggagagggacttccAGAGCCTGAAAG ATAACTTCCAGGACCAGATGAAACGGGAGCTGGCGTACCGGGAAGAGATGGTGCAGCAGTTACAGATCGTCCGAG ACACGCTGTGCAACGAGCTGGACCAGGAGAGGAAAGCGCGCTACGCCATCcagcagaaattaaaag AGGCTCACGACGCGCTGCACCACTTCTCCTGCAAGATGCTGACCCCGCGGCACTGCACAGGGAACTGCTCCTTCAAGCCGCCGCTGCTGCCCCAGTGA